In Hevea brasiliensis isolate MT/VB/25A 57/8 chromosome 13, ASM3005281v1, whole genome shotgun sequence, a single genomic region encodes these proteins:
- the LOC110665986 gene encoding GCN5-related N-acetyltransferase 7, chloroplastic-like, which yields MAILSSYPSPLTISLSITCQNFCNSLNSTAFLQQSTSHRFHIRPIAASQVCTPHEVDKSSLIIAETEAEDELWAASCLRVRSFYEFTPSSYGLQDHKRYLAEREFEAVKERIAGKRTGFRRVSCINATLPLSQLSSLSEDLCAECKYTNNGEERVVVGTLDLNQCLRLPDEITGKKPEGIGADFMRAYLSNVCVAKELQRRGLGYELVAESKIVAQEWGISDLYVHVAVENEPAKKLYTKSGFIYENDEPAWQARFLDRPRRLLLWIGISGGHDL from the exons atggCAATCCTTTCCTCTTATCCAAGTCCTCTTACCATCTCCTTGTCCATTACATGTCAAAATTTCTGTAATTCCCTCAATTCTACTGCGTTCCTTCAACAATCGACATCTCATCGGTTTCACATCCGACCCATCGCAGCCTCTCAGGTGTGCACGCCCCACGAGGTTGACAAATCGTCACTCATAATAGCAGAAACAGAGGCGGAGGACGAGCTCTGGGCCGCCTCGTGTCTCCGTGTCCGCTCCTTCTATGAGTTCACGCCTTCCTCTTACGGCCTCCAA GATCATAAAAGGTACTTGGCGGAGCGTGAGTTTGAAGCAGTAAAAGAGCGTATTGCTGGTAAGAGGACCGGCTTTAGAAGAGTTTCTTGCATAAATGCTACTCTTCCATTATCGCAATTATCAAGCTTATCTGAAGATTTATGTGCTGAATGTAag TATACTAATAATGGAGAAGAACGAGTAGTAGTTGGAACACTCGATCTTAATCAGTGTCTAAGACTACCAGATGAAATAACAGGCAAAAAACCTGAG GGTATTGGAGCTGATTTTATGAGGGCATACCTGAGCAATGTATGTGTTGCCAAGGAACTGCAAAGGCGCGGCTTGGGTTATGAACTTGTCGCAGAGTCAAAAATAGTAGCTCAAGAATGGG GCATAAGTGACTTATATGTCCATGTTGCCGTTGAGAATGAGCCAGCAAAGAAGTTATACACAAAGAGTGGCTTCATATATGAAAATGATGAACCTGCATGGCAAGCTAGATTTCTTGACCGGCCGCGAAGGCTTCTACTATGGATTGGTATCTCTGGTGGACACGACTTGTAA